The Kluyvera intermedia genome window below encodes:
- the ppa gene encoding inorganic diphosphatase, with protein MSLLNVPAGKDLPEDIYVVIEIPANADPIKYEVDKESGALFVDRFMSTAMFYPCNYGYINHTLSLDGDPVDVLVPTPYPLEPGSVIRCRPVGVLKMTDESGEDAKLVAVPHTKLSKEYDHIKDVNDLPDLLKAQITHFFEHYKDLEAGKWVKVDGWEDAAAAKAEIIASFERAKK; from the coding sequence ATGAGCTTACTCAACGTCCCTGCGGGTAAAGATCTGCCGGAAGATATCTACGTTGTCATCGAAATCCCAGCTAACGCAGATCCTATCAAATACGAAGTCGACAAAGAGAGCGGCGCGCTGTTCGTTGACCGTTTCATGTCCACCGCGATGTTCTATCCGTGCAACTACGGCTACATCAACCACACCCTGTCTCTGGACGGTGATCCGGTTGACGTACTGGTCCCAACTCCGTACCCACTGGAGCCAGGTTCAGTTATTCGCTGCCGTCCAGTTGGCGTGCTGAAAATGACCGACGAATCTGGTGAAGATGCGAAACTGGTTGCGGTACCGCACACCAAGCTGAGCAAAGAATACGATCACATCAAAGATGTGAACGACCTGCCAGACCTGCTGAAAGCGCAGATCACCCACTTCTTCGAGCACTACAAAGACCTCGAAGCAGGCAAATGGGTTAAAGTTGACGGTTGGGAAGATGCAGCAGCAGCTAAAGCTGAAATCATCGCTTCCTTCGAGCGCGCGAAGAAATAA
- the ytfQ gene encoding galactofuranose ABC transporter, galactofuranose-binding protein YtfQ — translation MWKRLLLVTAVSAAMSSMVMAAPLTVGFSQVGSESGWRAAETNVAKQEAQKRGITLKIADGQQKQENQLKAVRSFIAQGVDAIFIAPVVATGWEPVLKEAKEANIPVFLLDRSIDVKDKSLYMTTVTANNVLEGQLIGEWLIKTADGKPCNVVELQGTVGASVAIDRKKGFADAISKASNIKIIRSQSGDFTRSKGKEVMESFIKAENNGKNICMVYAHNDDMVIGAIQAIKEAGLKPGKDILTGSIDGVPDIYKAMIAGDANASVELTPNMAGPAFDALEKYKKDGTLPEKVTLTKSTLYLPDTAKEELEKKKNMGY, via the coding sequence ATGTGGAAGCGCTTACTCCTTGTCACAGCAGTTTCCGCAGCCATGTCGTCTATGGTCATGGCTGCTCCATTAACGGTAGGATTTTCGCAGGTCGGCTCTGAATCCGGCTGGCGTGCGGCGGAAACTAACGTCGCTAAGCAGGAAGCCCAAAAACGCGGCATCACCCTGAAGATTGCCGACGGGCAGCAAAAACAGGAAAACCAACTTAAAGCGGTACGTTCGTTTATTGCCCAGGGCGTTGATGCCATCTTTATCGCACCTGTGGTAGCGACAGGCTGGGAACCGGTACTGAAAGAAGCCAAAGAGGCGAACATCCCGGTATTCCTGCTTGACCGCTCTATCGACGTGAAGGACAAATCGCTGTACATGACCACCGTCACCGCCAACAACGTGCTGGAAGGCCAACTTATCGGTGAATGGCTAATTAAAACCGCCGACGGTAAGCCGTGTAACGTGGTTGAACTGCAAGGTACGGTAGGGGCGAGCGTGGCGATTGACCGTAAGAAAGGCTTCGCTGATGCCATCTCTAAAGCCTCCAATATCAAGATCATCCGCTCCCAGTCCGGCGACTTTACCCGCAGCAAAGGTAAAGAGGTCATGGAAAGCTTTATCAAAGCCGAAAACAACGGCAAGAACATCTGCATGGTTTACGCGCACAACGACGACATGGTAATCGGTGCGATTCAGGCGATCAAAGAAGCGGGGCTGAAGCCAGGCAAAGATATCCTGACCGGCTCAATTGACGGTGTACCGGACATCTACAAAGCGATGATTGCCGGAGACGCTAACGCCAGCGTTGAACTGACGCCAAACATGGCTGGCCCGGCGTTTGATGCGCTGGAAAAATACAAAAAAGACGGCACCCTGCCTGAGAAAGTGACCCTGACGAAATCGACGCTCTACCTGCCGGATACGGCGAAAGAAGAGTTAGAGAAGAAGAAAAATATGGGCTATTGA
- a CDS encoding gamma-glutamylcyclotransferase → MRIFVYGSLRRKQGNSHWMTNALWLGDHSVPDYQLYSLGHYPGAVPGDGTVHGEVYRIDASTLAELDALRTKAGEYARHLIQTPYGSAWMYVYQRPIDGMKLIESGNWLDKDQY, encoded by the coding sequence ATGCGAATATTTGTGTACGGCAGTTTACGGCGCAAACAAGGTAACAGCCACTGGATGACCAACGCCCTGTGGCTGGGCGATCATAGCGTTCCCGATTATCAGCTGTACAGCCTGGGCCACTATCCAGGCGCGGTGCCCGGTGATGGCACAGTACACGGTGAGGTTTATCGGATAGACGCCTCGACGCTGGCCGAACTGGATGCGCTGCGCACCAAGGCGGGCGAATACGCTCGTCATCTCATCCAGACGCCGTATGGTAGCGCCTGGATGTACGTCTATCAGCGCCCAATTGACGGGATGAAGCTGATAGAAAGCGGCAACTGGTTGGATAAAGACCAGTATTGA